The following coding sequences are from one Fusobacterium perfoetens window:
- a CDS encoding helix-turn-helix domain-containing protein — MDFITFLKSRREQLGYSQNKFSKLVNITQSYFNSIERGEVKNPPSREVLERIAEGLELNSEEKKQMFYLAAIERTPQVILDTLNELEEELKLKTKNNMQDFLGNSENAIPLFERISAGPGAFSDDEITDYIVLPGLKNSSSLFAVNVVGDSMEPTIKDGSIIICKKNIEIRNGEIGAFFIDDQAYVKRLKITKNYIALISDNPNYAPIYIGPGENFHAVGKVIKVLSDI; from the coding sequence ATGGACTTTATTACTTTTTTGAAATCAAGAAGAGAACAACTTGGATACAGTCAAAATAAATTTTCTAAACTTGTTAATATAACTCAATCATATTTTAATTCTATAGAAAGAGGAGAGGTAAAAAATCCACCAAGCAGAGAAGTTTTAGAAAGAATTGCTGAAGGACTTGAGCTTAATTCAGAAGAGAAAAAACAAATGTTTTATCTTGCTGCTATTGAAAGAACTCCTCAAGTAATACTTGATACTCTAAATGAGCTTGAAGAAGAACTAAAACTTAAAACAAAAAATAATATGCAAGATTTTCTTGGAAATTCTGAAAATGCAATACCACTTTTTGAAAGAATTTCTGCAGGGCCTGGAGCTTTCAGTGATGATGAAATCACAGATTATATTGTCCTTCCAGGTTTAAAAAACAGTAGCAGTCTTTTTGCTGTAAATGTTGTGGGAGATTCTATGGAACCAACAATAAAAGATGGCTCTATTATAATATGTAAAAAAAATATTGAAATCAGAAATGGAGAAATAGGGGCATTTTTTATTGATGATCAAGCTTATGTAAAAAGATTAAAAATTACTAAAAATTATATTGCTCTTATAAGTGACAACCCTAATTATGCGCCTATTTATATAGGGCCTGGAGAAAATTTCCATGCAGTTGGAAAAGTTATTAAAGTTCTAAGTGATATTTAG